attttaaattatattaatataatatatatatttttttatattatattttttattaaaattatcaataataataaaaaaactttaataataattaataagtaattaaataataataaataattaaatattgtgattTTGTATTgcttgtattatttattgcatgtatattacaattaatataattaaaaattataaaatgaaattgaaaatataatttaattactttttgattaaatatttcttttgtacataatttaatattatacattcaaatattgctgaaaatatttttatattaatcaatatattttatatttttttctagataaCATCAACAGAAGATGTAAATACTCTTGTAAGTGAAATAAGTAAGAAGTTCAAAAAATTAGATGTCATAGTAAATGCAGCAGGAGTAGCTGTTGCTcacaaaacatataattttaatacaaatttgccacatgatttaaatcaattcaaCAAAGTGCTTAATGTAAATGTTACTGGaacatttaatgttattagatTAAGTGTACCACTTATGTATAACAACACACCAGATAAAGATGGATTTCGTggagtaataattaatacagcAAGTGTTGCAGCATTTGAAGGACAAATTGGTCAAGTAGCATATTCTGCCAGTAAAGGTGCAGTTGTTGCAATGACTTTACCATTAGCTCGAGATCTTGCTAATGTTGGTGTTCGTGTTGTTACAATTGCACCTGGAATATTTGATACACCTATGCTAGGAAATTTACCAGAAAAAGTGCGTCTTTACTTAATGAGATCAGTACCGTTTCCAAAGAGATTGGGTACTCCTGATGAATATGCTCAATTAGCTCAACACATTGTTGAAAATTCTCTTCTCAATGGAGAAGTGATAAGATTAGATGGTGCTCTTAGAATGCaaccttaaataaaattgttttgtaattttatataaatatggaattggataaagaggaaaaatatggatattgaaatgaaaattgtataaaaatagacaaaaatgtaataaaagaggaataaaacaattaacatTTTCTCATGCAACATCATTATAATTCTCTTAAAATGTACACAAACAACGAAAAGTTTTCATCTATTATAGGTATtgacaattttctttattacctTATAACTGTACATTAATGTGTTGTAAATAGGTTGCAAAAGTCGCAACATCTTTCTTTAAATAGTTCACTAGAGTATCATCTAGCAAAAAAGTTGTgtacataatattaacataaaaattatttagttgtTCCGTTATTCATTAGTCTTTCTTTCCAATAACCTCTGGAGATTTCCAAAATTCCAGTAAAtgctgaaatttattttgatgatttttcgGAAGAGCCAGTTTATTTGATAAGGCAGGATAATCAGGATCTCCGAGGTCTAGTCAATCCTAGGCATtcgattctttcaaattttgtagCTTCTCTAATTGGTCAGGTTGTAATTCATCTGGAATACTTGCCCTTCCTCCCACTACCATCTTTTCTGGtacaatttcaatatcttCTGTTTCTTGTACCTCGATTACGGTACCACGAGATGGTATAGATTGAGAATTATCTGCTGTACTTGGCCCAGATGTTGAATCTGCTTCACTACCAGAACTGCTACTAATTGGAAATGGTGCCGAGTCTGTTGGTAAATCATCAACTGTTGATTTCTCTTCAATATCTTCGGTTGTTTCTGTAGtttcttgttcttctttttcatctaTTATCACGGTGGCCTCTTTGCAATCACTTTCATTCACATCAGTATTAGTGCTTGAAGGTAAATCACCATCAGAACTTCCTGTCGATTTCACTGTCTCATCAATAGCTTCTTCTAAACCTGGAAAAGGATGTTCAACTTCTTCCATTGGTGTCGCTGCAGTAATTACAATTTGTGCAACGCCAAGTCCGAAATCTTCTTTCGATTGGTCAtcagtatttaaatattttgtctttTCATCATCTacctaaaaatagaaatgtaatgattaaatttaaaattaaaattattaaactattaatttttaaataatgttaattaaattctcatttaaaaaattctatttacctTCGTTGCTAATTCATCCGATACTTCTACAACTAAGCAGCAATTTGGTATACatacattcaaattaaatataaatggaataacaataataatttgaagctTACCTATTATACCAGGCCCTTCAGATTGATCAGCTTCAAACTGTGAACCGTATTGACTTCTTTGGTCCTTTGAAAGATTTATCATGAATCCTTCTTGTCGATGTTGTTCAATGCTTGCATTAATAGATTTTCCGTTCTgtgattctatatattaaataataataataatatttttttcataataattctatttttaagagTCAAATATTACCTTTCATCATACTTtgtgttatttcattttctaataaaaattctggaaCTTCAGGTGGTGTAAATACTGGTGGTGCAGAGCTTGGTGgtgttatattctcctgataaaaaaaaaaaaataaagagcgTTAAAAATGAGAATTGTAGAATTCAAACAAACAaagcaatattaatttaaaaaaaacattaaaattatttattaattgaacctGTGGAGTTAAAGGTGAACCATCTGCAGCACAAGGTTCTACGATTAAAGATGGGAATAATCCTCGTTGTCCACGTAATTCTCCTTCCCACCATCCATCATCGACATCGTGCGGTTCTTTTCTTAAGACTTTCAAAATATCACCTTCGAGAAAACTAAGTTCTTCGTCACATGTAGCATCATAATCGTAAAGAGCAATGCAATATTgttctatttctaaaaaaaaaattaatcgtacaattttcaatatgacaataatattaaaatatattattctaataatttaatatatatatacaaaaattattattattataattaaattatatttattaatttaaaatttcgtatttgaaaaaaaaaattaaattaaaattattaattacttgacATTGAATgagaattacataaattatatgaattatctgagaaataaatttacctCCTATATGATTTTGTACGATAGTTTCCGATGTTGTCATTTGTAAATTGGCGTCTGGATCTACTGCATCATGATCATCGATAGTGTAATCTACCGAGGAAAAGGATATCTGTTGCACCAAACCTGGTCCTTGAGAAGTAAGACCAGATGTTGTGTCTCTTTCAACATCAAGATAATTTTGAGGAACAAAGCCTTCTTCACCACGATAATTTCGTGCTCGGAGCCATCCATCACCATCACCTTCACCGACAACTTCTAATTGCTCACTTTCGACAATTGACAATTCATCAGGATTTTGTGCCTGtaacaacaaatattttttcttctatattattcatatgatacataatttttctaatgataagagttttttttattataatactttttgtaaaacattaattttcattgcaaTATTCGTACCGTATATGAATAGAGCGCGgtacatttgtatatttgttgtGTGGAAGGAATTTCAGATGTTTCACGAAGTTCAAtctgttcttctttttcttcattatcccAATCTACAGCCGTCGGATCATCCCAACCCACTGTAAGTTGTTCTATTCGTTGTTTCTCTTGTTCAAGCAAAGCTATcatgtataaataatgatataaataatatattctaatcgaaatattttgctatgatttataatttttttatactctaTTACGTACCATCAACTTCTTCGCTATCATGTCTTTGCCTCTCCTCtgtcgtttcttcttcttgttgagGAACGTTTCGTGCACTGCCTGGTCGTTCAACAGTTGTCAAATCACTTCCTCCGTCTCCATCACTATCATAAAATGAATCTGAGGACGGATGTTcctatataacataatataatttttttttacagtatttaataatatatatatatatatatgtatatcaataaagattggtaattttaaaaacaatttaataaagtttaatgaaTGATTTACCGCCGTTCCCGAGGCATCAGTTCTAACAGAAAGAGAACTAGCTGAACGTGGCATATCTTGAACACTTAGAGTTTCTGCCTCTTGTAGCCATTCATCAACGTTTACtataaaaatcacaaatagaaaaaaataataatatataatttatttcaatctgtTCGGCAAAAAAACGATATGTAACAAACCTCCACCGTTTCGAAGACATTCTATTCTCGCTTCTGCCTTCAGTTTTGCCGTCTAAtgaacaaataaacaaataaggAAAAGGATTGATGTGAATCATATTTCATCCCATATCTTACCTCTGCACGTCGTATAATATGCTTCAGTTCATCGATTTTTGTATCTACATCTGGGCCTTGTGGATCATTCGGATCAGTCTGTAATCATTGTTAAatgtgattattaataaattattttcaaataaataataaaaaaaaaataattcaatcgatTTGTGTAATGATCAATCGTCTATTAACCTTTTGTCCagattcttttaattgtaatagaaCTTGTAATTTCCTATTATTTTCTCGGATGCTATTTATTTCACGAGCTATTCTCGTCGACCAGCGACGAGCTTCTTTTCCAAGTGTGGCTGCAGCAGAATGATCAGCTGTTATCCTGTAacaatttgttttcaattatacataaaatataattgaaaaaattaataattcaaatattatatatatatatatttatcataatacgGTTtacatctattatatatttattataatgtttataaaccTCTCTATTGGATCGTTGTCACATGGTTCAAAATCGTATTGTATATGTTGTTTTAAAACAGGATAATACAAGCAGCAACACTGTATATTGTACTCTCTTGTGagctgtaaaaaaataaaaaatgaatgagataaataaattgattgtttgataatttgattaaaaaatataatgaatattagtaaaatgatgtataaatatataaattccatgatttttttttaaattttatattttgtactcACTTGTTGTGCTTGGTCACGAATTTTACCAAAACTATTTTGTGTAGCTAGACAGGTTAAAAGTTCTGTACGACCCATTAGCGTTAAATATTCTGCAACTTTATCATAAACACCTTGTTCTAAAtactgttaaaaaaaagagagatttttatttttttaaataagaataataagaaaaaaattatataataaaaaaaggcaCACTTACTTGCATAGTATTTTGTAGATCAACTACAAAATACCTATTTTGATGTGCATTGGCAGCGGCAAGACTAAGCAAATAATCATTTCGCGCTCCTgttgatttttcttctaaagCATCGCGTTTCGAGCTTACCtgaaaatgataattgtagtacaaattataaatcattaaagattatttaactCTATAATGTTTCTCGTAATAATTCCTCACCTTTGCACTATTTTTCTGCAATGATGTTATCGATTGGAAAAAagatcccttttttttctttaatctagAAATTAGTCAATATCAGATTTTAAGTGTTACAAAATTAGAAcataatctattaaataaatgtacgtAAATACATACTTTTCTTCAATATCTTTCGCTTTGTCGCGTACATCGTGGGCGCTATGTTCTTCATcgaaatacaatttctttgttttgtCTACATCTTGTACACAgatttgtaattctttttgtaCTATCATTAATTGGTCGATTGCCTAAgtggaaaaataatcttattcatcttaatctttttcttgatCGATTGAtatgaatgatatattattaaaggaaaatatacCTTCTTAGAAATTTGTAGTTTGTGCAACTTTAAACTTTTTGCATCGTCAGCAATTTGTTGTTGGAAAACTTCTACTGCTGCTAATCGCGCTCTAGccaatttctcattttcttctAGGACAGTTCGCCAAACATTCCACATGTTcctaaaattaacaattatattgatttatattgaattgatatcttaactatgttttttttttttcattgattagaaaataataaagattaccATTTCTCTTCTGCTCCATCAACTTTGAGATCCGGAATAtttggtatttttttattcaaatatgcagaagatattttaagaagtgcctaaaacgaaaatttttaatcattaatgattgcataaatattgaaatataattttcgttacATGATATTACCTCTgaatatgatttttcaattgcaGACTTCTTTATTGTAAAGTTGCTGAAAAATATGCACTATGAAACATAATGCAGCGTAaagtatttacatttttcaaatatttaaataaatttcaatatagaaggttttttaaaaaattagaattgttcaaaattaaataataatttttaataaagaaagtattttagaaaagaataaatagaaatggaaatttgatAGAAATCGTAAAacttaaattcgaaattgtgAAATCTCGAAATTCTCGAGATTAGAAattcatcttttctttttttctttttctaaaaaatactagtttttcaaaaattaaaacattaagaaattttttggaattctccaaattcaatttattattggcttacaataaaaattgaattttcaacttttattttttt
The sequence above is drawn from the Apis cerana isolate GH-2021 linkage group LG11, AcerK_1.0, whole genome shotgun sequence genome and encodes:
- the LOC107997193 gene encoding protein nervous wreck isoform X3, whose product is MQPPPRKGNYTKFLKNVHAEQAAKLQAKNQHECDLLEDIRNFTIKKSAIEKSYSEALLKISSAYLNKKIPNIPDLKVDGAEEKWNMWNVWRTVLEENEKLARARLAAVEVFQQQIADDAKSLKLHKLQISKKAIDQLMIVQKELQICVQDVDKTKKLYFDEEHSAHDVRDKAKDIEEKLKKKKGSFFQSITSLQKNSAKVSSKRDALEEKSTGARNDYLLSLAAANAHQNRYFVVDLQNTMQYLEQGVYDKVAEYLTLMGRTELLTCLATQNSFGKIRDQAQQLTREYNIQCCCLYYPVLKQHIQYDFEPCDNDPIERITADHSAAATLGKEARRWSTRIAREINSIRENNRKLQVLLQLKESGQKTDPNDPQGPDVDTKIDELKHIIRRAETAKLKAEARIECLRNGGVNVDEWLQEAETLSVQDMPRSASSLSVRTDASGTAEHPSSDSFYDSDGDGGSDLTTVERPGSARNVPQQEEETTEERQRHDSEEVDALLEQEKQRIEQLTVGWDDPTAVDWDNEEKEEQIELRETSEIPSTQQIYKCTALYSYTAQNPDELSIVESEQLEVVGEGDGDGWLRARNYRGEEGFVPQNYLDVERDTTSGLTSQGPGLVQQISFSSVDYTIDDHDAVDPDANLQMTTSETIVQNHIGEIEQYCIALYDYDATCDEELSFLEGDILKVLRKEPHDVDDGWWEGELRGQRGLFPSLIVEPCAADGSPLTPQENITPPSSAPPVFTPPEVPEFLLENEITQSMMKESQNGKSINASIEQHRQEGFMINLSKDQRSQYGSQFEADQSEGPGIIGR
- the LOC107997193 gene encoding protein nervous wreck isoform X1 — encoded protein: MQPPPRKGNYTKFLKNVHAEQAAKLQAKNQHECDLLEDIRNFTIKKSAIEKSYSEALLKISSAYLNKKIPNIPDLKVDGAEEKWNMWNVWRTVLEENEKLARARLAAVEVFQQQIADDAKSLKLHKLQISKKAIDQLMIVQKELQICVQDVDKTKKLYFDEEHSAHDVRDKAKDIEEKLKKKKGSFFQSITSLQKNSAKVSSKRDALEEKSTGARNDYLLSLAAANAHQNRYFVVDLQNTMQYLEQGVYDKVAEYLTLMGRTELLTCLATQNSFGKIRDQAQQLTREYNIQCCCLYYPVLKQHIQYDFEPCDNDPIERITADHSAAATLGKEARRWSTRIAREINSIRENNRKLQVLLQLKESGQKTDPNDPQGPDVDTKIDELKHIIRRAETAKLKAEARIECLRNGGVNVDEWLQEAETLSVQDMPRSASSLSVRTDASGTAEHPSSDSFYDSDGDGGSDLTTVERPGSARNVPQQEEETTEERQRHDSEEVDALLEQEKQRIEQLTVGWDDPTAVDWDNEEKEEQIELRETSEIPSTQQIYKCTALYSYTAQNPDELSIVESEQLEVVGEGDGDGWLRARNYRGEEGFVPQNYLDVERDTTSGLTSQGPGLVQQISFSSVDYTIDDHDAVDPDANLQMTTSETIVQNHIGEIEQYCIALYDYDATCDEELSFLEGDILKVLRKEPHDVDDGWWEGELRGQRGLFPSLIVEPCAADGSPLTPQENITPPSSAPPVFTPPEVPEFLLENEITQSMMKESQNGKSINASIEQHRQEGFMINLSKDQRSQYGSQFEADQSEGPGIIVVEVSDELATKVDDEKTKYLNTDDQSKEDFGLGVAQIVITAATPMEEVEHPFPGLEEAIDETVKSTGSSDGDLPSSTNTDVNESDCKEATVIIDEKEEQETTETTEDIEEKSTVDDLPTDSAPFPISSSSGSEADSTSGPSTADNSQSIPSRGTVIEVQETEDIEIVPEKMVVGGRASIPDELQPDQLEKLQNLKESNA
- the LOC107997193 gene encoding protein nervous wreck isoform X2, translated to MRPSRRYTCIFFSNFTIKKSAIEKSYSEALLKISSAYLNKKIPNIPDLKVDGAEEKWNMWNVWRTVLEENEKLARARLAAVEVFQQQIADDAKSLKLHKLQISKKAIDQLMIVQKELQICVQDVDKTKKLYFDEEHSAHDVRDKAKDIEEKLKKKKGSFFQSITSLQKNSAKVSSKRDALEEKSTGARNDYLLSLAAANAHQNRYFVVDLQNTMQYLEQGVYDKVAEYLTLMGRTELLTCLATQNSFGKIRDQAQQLTREYNIQCCCLYYPVLKQHIQYDFEPCDNDPIERITADHSAAATLGKEARRWSTRIAREINSIRENNRKLQVLLQLKESGQKTDPNDPQGPDVDTKIDELKHIIRRAETAKLKAEARIECLRNGGVNVDEWLQEAETLSVQDMPRSASSLSVRTDASGTAEHPSSDSFYDSDGDGGSDLTTVERPGSARNVPQQEEETTEERQRHDSEEVDALLEQEKQRIEQLTVGWDDPTAVDWDNEEKEEQIELRETSEIPSTQQIYKCTALYSYTAQNPDELSIVESEQLEVVGEGDGDGWLRARNYRGEEGFVPQNYLDVERDTTSGLTSQGPGLVQQISFSSVDYTIDDHDAVDPDANLQMTTSETIVQNHIGEIEQYCIALYDYDATCDEELSFLEGDILKVLRKEPHDVDDGWWEGELRGQRGLFPSLIVEPCAADGSPLTPQENITPPSSAPPVFTPPEVPEFLLENEITQSMMKESQNGKSINASIEQHRQEGFMINLSKDQRSQYGSQFEADQSEGPGIIVVEVSDELATKVDDEKTKYLNTDDQSKEDFGLGVAQIVITAATPMEEVEHPFPGLEEAIDETVKSTGSSDGDLPSSTNTDVNESDCKEATVIIDEKEEQETTETTEDIEEKSTVDDLPTDSAPFPISSSSGSEADSTSGPSTADNSQSIPSRGTVIEVQETEDIEIVPEKMVVGGRASIPDELQPDQLEKLQNLKESNA
- the LOC133666918 gene encoding 3-hydroxyacyl-CoA dehydrogenase type-2-like is translated as MKGLVALVTGGASGLGFGVVQRFIKNGAKVVIADLPISKGNEIANELGESVTFTPVDITSTEDVNTLVSEISKKFKKLDVIVNAAGVAVAHKTYNFNTNLPHDLNQFNKVLNVNVTGTFNVIRLSVPLMYNNTPDKDGFRGVIINTASVAAFEGQIGQVAYSASKGAVVAMTLPLARDLANVGVRVVTIAPGIFDTPMLGNLPEKVRLYLMRSVPFPKRLGTPDEYAQLAQHIVENSLLNGEVIRLDGALRMQP